In the Gossypium raimondii isolate GPD5lz chromosome 9, ASM2569854v1, whole genome shotgun sequence genome, one interval contains:
- the LOC105798444 gene encoding SWI/SNF complex component SNF12 homolog — protein MSVNNNNPPKSIGASSSPFGNASQAQTQAQLSAGFQNQYQLSQAQALAHAQAQAQAQLAHAQFQAHLQAQGLSLNQAQNAGIGNLGTSSPSMSTPGSASAKRILQRPPMRPPGVPVTNTMSPLRIMDLTTAARKKKQKLPEKQLQDRVAAILPESALYTQLLEFEARVDAALTRKKVDIQEALKNPPCVQKTLRIYVFNTFANQMQTIPKKPNAEPPTWTLKIIGRILEDGVDPDQPAFVQKTNPLYPKFSSFFKRVTISLDQRLYPENHIIIWEQARSPAPHEGFEVKRKGDKEFTVNIRLEMNYAPEKFKLSSALVEVLGIEVDTRPRIIAAIWHYVKARKLQNPNDPSCFICDAQLMKVFGEEKVKFTMVSQKISQHLSSPPPIHLEHKIKLSGNNPAGSACYDVLVDVPLPIQRDLSALLANAEKSKEIEQCDEAICAAIRKIHEHRRRRAFFLGFSQSPVEFINALIESQSRDLKLASGEASRSSERERRSDFFNQPWVEDAVIRYLNRKPGAGGSDAPGST, from the exons ATGTCTGTGAATAACAATAACCCTCCTAAGAGCATTGGGGCGTCTTCGTCGCCCTTTGGTAATGCTTCACAAGCACAAACACAAGCACAACTCAGTGCTGGTTTTCAAAATCAGTATCAGCTATCCCAAGCTCAGGCCCTTGCTCATGCTCAAGCTCAAGCTCAAGCGCAGTTAGCTCATGCCCAATTCCAAGCACACTTACAAGCTCAAGGTTTGTCCCTTAACCAAGCTCAAAATGCCGGCATTGGGAACTTAGGTACGTCTTCGCCATCCATGTCGACTCCTGGCAGTGCAAGTGCCAAGAGGATCCTTCAAAGGCCCCCTATGCGTCCTCCTGGTGTTCCTGTGACAAATACAATGTCTCCTTTGAGAATAATGGATCTTACGACCGCCGCACGTAAAAAGAAGCAGAAGCTTCCCGAGAAACAGCTGCAGGATAGAGTGGCGGCAATTCTTCCTGAATCTGCTCTGTATACCCAGCTTCTTGAGTTTGAGGCACGTGTCGATGCTGCCTTAACTCGGAAAAAAGTTGACATCCAAGAAGCCCTTAAGAATCCACCTTGTGTTCAAAAAACACTTCGAATATATGTTTTCAACACATTTGCTAATCAGATGCAAACAATCCCAAAGAAGCCTAATGCAGAGCCCCCTACATGGACCCTTAAGATAATAGGAAGGATCTTGGAAGATGGGGTAGATCCAGATCAACCTGCATTTGTTCAAAAAACAAACCCCTTATACCCtaagttttcatctttcttcaaGAGAGTGACAATTTCCTTGGATCAGAGACTATATCCGGAAAATCATATCATTATATGGGAGCAGGCTCGATCGCCTGCTCCTCATGAAGGTTTTGAGGTAAAGAGAAAAGGGGATAAGGAATTCACCGTGAATATTAGGTTGGAAATGAATTATGCGCCAGAGAAATTCAAGCTTTCTTCAGCTTTAGTGGAAGTCCTTGGTATTGAGGTTGATACACGCCCCAGAATTATAGCTGCAATTTGGCATTATGTGAAGGCTAGAAAACTTCAGAACCCAAATGATCCATCTTGCTTTATTTGTGATGCACAACTTATGAAAGTTTTTGGggaagaaaaagtgaaatttaCCATGGTTTCGCAGAAGATATCGCAGCATTTGTCTTCGCCGCCACCTATACATTTGGAGCATAAGATCAAGCTTTCCGGGAACAATCCTGCTGGGTCTGCATGCTACGATGTGTTAGTTGATGTGCCGTTGCCTATACAGAGGGATTTGTCTGCTCTGTTAGCAAATGCAGAGAAGAGCAAAGAGATTGAACAGTGCGACGAAGCGATATGTGCTGCCATAAGGAAAATTCATGAGCACCGTAGAAGACGTGCATTCTTTCTAGGGTTCAGCCAATCTCCTGTGGAATTTATCAATGCTTTAATCGAGTCTCAGAGCCGGGATCTTAAATTGGCATCTGGGGAAGCAAGTCGAAGTTCTGAAAGAGAGCGACGATCAGATTTCTTCAACCAACCATG GGTTGAAGATGCCGTTATCCGTTATCTGAATCGCAAGCCAGGTGCTGGTGGAAGTGATGCGCCAGGAAGCACATGA
- the LOC105798443 gene encoding (-)-isopiperitenol/(-)-carveol dehydrogenase, mitochondrial, with amino-acid sequence MFNNKLEGKVAIITGGASGIGKATACLFAKHGARVVTADIQDELGQQVAASIGSQKCSYIHCDVTDEEQVKGIVEWTVQNHGQLDIMFSNAGIVRSNKGTTSNSNQNILDLDLAPFDHLFAVNARGMAACVKHAARSMVEKRVRGSIICTASVCARCGGEHHVDYFMSKHAVLGLVRSASKQLGVHGIRVNSVSPFAVATPLICNLTGMKAEEAEKFYEGRTILKGVVVKEKHVADAVLFLASEDSEVVSGHDMVVDAGFLGK; translated from the coding sequence ATGTTCAATAACAAGCTAGAAGGCAAAGTAGCCATCATCACCGGTGGAGCGAGCGGTATCGGCAAAGCCACCGCCTGTCTCTTCGCCAAGCACGGTGCCCGTGTGGTGACCGCCGACATCCAAGATGAACTAGGCCAGCAGGTAGCCGCATCAATCGGTTCCCAAAAGTGCAGCTACATCCACTGTGATGTTACCGATGAAGAGCAAGTGAAAGGCATAGTGGAATGGACCGTCCAAAACCATGGCCAACTGGACATCATGTTTAGCAATGCTGGGATAGTTCGTTCCAACAAGGGTACCACCTCCAACTCCAACCAGAACATCCTCGACCTAGACCTCGCGCCTTTCGACCACCTGTTCGCCGTCAACGCCCGCGGCATGGCGGCTTGCGTCAAACACGCGGCGCGTTCCATGGTTGAGAAGCGCGTGAGAGGGAGCATCATCTGCACGGCCAGTGTATGCGCCAGATGCGGCGGGGAACACCACGTGGATTACTTTATGTCGAAGCATGCGGTGTTGGGATTGGTGAGGTCGGCGAGCAAGCAGCTTGGGGTGCACGGGATCAGAGTAAATAGCGTGTCGCCGTTCGCGGTGGCGACCCCATTGATATGTAACCTGACGGGAATGAAAGCGGAGGAAGCTGAGAAGTTTTACGAGGGGAGGACGATTTTGAAAGGGGTAGTGGTGAAAGAGAAGCACGTGGCTGACGCGGTGTTGTTTCTAGCATCGGAAGATTCGGAGGTGGTGAGCGGACATGACATGGTAGTGGATGCTGGGTTTTTGGGCAAATAG